Part of the Pseudomonadota bacterium genome is shown below.
CCCGTCAGGCGTAGTCGTTCTCGCGGCCAGGTAAAGAAACTTGATTTTTTTATTAATTATTTCATATGGTTAAGCAACTTCTATACGCAGGCTTTTACCAAGAGCTTGAGCAAATTTCTCCAATGTTGACAACTTAATATCTTCCGCGTGATTCTCAATACGTGAAATGGCTGTTTTTTTTGTATTGAGTTTGAGGGCAAGTTGCTCCTGTGTTAAACCCGCCTCTTCCCTCGCAACTTTGAGCATTACTCCAATTTTAAATTCTTCATAACCGGATTCGTAGCTCTTGGCGAATGCCGGATCACTGGACTTTCTTTTGGCAACATAGGATTTTAGAGTTTTCATTTTATTTCCTCCTCTCGAAATAATCCTTCTTCCTGGCTTCAGCGATTTTGATGGCCTGGGGAGGAGTTTTTTGAGTTTTCTTTTGGAATGCGTGATTGATGACTATAAGCATCGGGCCATCGAAGAAACAGAGTAAACGGAATATGTTGTTTCCCGCTACAACTCTCACCTCCCAAATTTCATCGGTATTAACAAGCTTTTTAAAATAGCTCG
Proteins encoded:
- a CDS encoding helix-turn-helix transcriptional regulator, whose translation is MKTLKSYVAKRKSSDPAFAKSYESGYEEFKIGVMLKVAREEAGLTQEQLALKLNTKKTAISRIENHAEDIKLSTLEKFAQALGKSLRIEVA
- a CDS encoding type II toxin-antitoxin system RelE/ParE family toxin, with product MRLIEELPTIPSSYFKKLVNTDEIWEVRVVAGNNIFRLLCFFDGPMLIVINHAFQKKTQKTPPQAIKIAEARKKDYFERRK